In Festucalex cinctus isolate MCC-2025b chromosome 1, RoL_Fcin_1.0, whole genome shotgun sequence, the sequence CCACACTGAGAAGGACTTTCGTTCATACGTGCAGTACTTTGAATACCTTAGTAAGATCCGGCCAGCGCCCAATTCATATGAACTCTTTGCGAAGGGTTATGAAGACTACCTCCAGTCTCCCCTACAGGTAAAGAAATATTTCTTACAGATTGtaaaacacttttatttttgtgtcttttaAGATGGGAGTTTTAGTAGTTAAATAAGTATTAAGTTTTGACattattttgtggaaaaatagGCTACAAAGTGGATGTTCTGTTTATCGTTACTGACTCAAAAGAGAGAGAGTTATCTTTCTGGAGAATGTGTGCATGTCCAAGTGAGTCGCATTCGTTCATGAATGCTGGAATACAGGTTGTGGCCAGATGTGCAGCTCAAGATAGCTATCTGATTACCGCCTCACTTGAAGTGTTCATTTAATGCGGGGCTATTATGGAGGAAATAATACATTTCTTGATTGATGGTGAAACATGAAAACGGGTGACTAAAAAcggcatttgaaaattggtcttGTGTAAACGTTGAGTTAATTTACGTATTTTTCCTCTTTCATTTAGCCTCTCATGGACAATCTAGAGTCACAAACATATGAAGTCTTTGAAAAGGATCCTATTAAATATTCACAGTACCAACAGGTAAGACCCAGAGGGCTAcgtaacattttttgtttgtagtAGTTTAACCTCAAAGCTAAAGTTTATCTATTGCCTTGTGTTTACAGGCTGTGTATAAATGCCTTCTCGATCGAGTCCCAGAGGAACAGAAAGACACTAATGTTCAGtaagtagtaggggtgttaaaaaaaaatcgattcggcgatatatcgcgatactacatcgcgcgattctcgaatcgattcaataatcggcagaatcgattttttatttttaaaaaaaaaaaaaaaaattaattttttttttttttttttttttttttttttttttttttttttttaggattcacaccttgagcatggaagaatgttatatgaacggcacattaagccttaatatttttattttaatgctgttcaaacatgaaacagattacaacctctataagactgaaatttcagataaataaataatacattttcatataaatcttacactctacaagcttactgattagtattttctaaatatgaatgaaaaaaaatcgcaacaatcgacttataaattcatatcgggattaatcggtatcgaatcgtgaccattcgtatcgggattaatcggtatcgaatcgaatcgtgacctgtgaatcgtgatacgaatcgaatcgtcaggtactaggcaattcacacccctagtaagtagCATTAATGAAGCAAATGCCCTATTCAAGATCAATGCTTAAGGGGCTCGACACATGGTAGGCATGCACGTCTACATGTATGCGCGAGATTTTTCACACGCACGAAGGTCGCGTGTCGCCGAGGGGAGGGGGTTCGCCTTGTCGCCTTGCTTCGATAGGAAATGAATGGAGAGCGAGCGACGTCGCCTCCCGTGTGTCGAGCCCCTTAGTCGGATATGATAAACGAAGCGGAGACAagttaggacttttttttttttttttaatgtgtcagTAGACCCCATCGTATTTGCAGTTCGGCTTTTGGTAATTCATAAATCCATAGTATTGGCAGGTTTTTGCAATTTTCTGTAAAgtggcgttttaattttttttttttaattgatttgacCTGGTTTTACTTTAATTGGTTTAAAGTAATATAAGCAATTCAAATCAATGCAATGCCTGGACTTCACGTCATCCAGTAACTTCACTTGCTACTTCCAGTTACTATGTGGGGCAAATGTTACTGCATTCACTGTGAATCTGGATCTTACTATTCCTGTATAAATTCTCATCTTGTTATTCTTTTCTTAACGCACTATTTTCATTTGGTGTAAGCAAAACATGCAGTTAACGCTTCAATGCTGTCTGAATTGGCATGGTGAGGTATCGAGTTGTTGTCTTAGGTGACGTCATGTATGATGACAGCTCAACCGCCAAGGTGATTGTGAGGCCCAAAAGCACTTTATATACAATAactagtttttcacacattgggaagaatttgtgtctTTGTAGTGTTATTTGTGGGTATGTGTTCACACAAGAGTGTATATTCATTATTAGAAGGAAAAATACTCCAGACATCGATGCTAACTTTTGAATgtgcatttgaatgggatcctccTTTCGCTTTTAGCAATAGGTCTAGGCtagcgatttttttaaaatgaagcatgttttgtattcaaatatatagtggatgtaattcttaacgttgtgcgtttttagttttacagttaactccaacggTGGTGTCTTTAACAGGGTTCAAGGAAGTTtgtgggacaacagaataaccagaataacatatgctacacacttgctagtagCTAATGTGACACAAGCAAAATTGTGTATTAagagtactttcacagcgtcggaaaatTTGGTTTTattcgataacgttttaagtGGAAAATAATCGGCCTTTTGGCCCAATTAGccaatgtttgaaggccaatataTAATCTGCAGCCCATTAATCGGCTGGGCCCTATAAACAAGTTCTAAAATTGCTTTAACTGGATGTTAACTCTTTCCCACAGAGTGTTGATGGTGTTGGGAGCAGGCAGGGGTCCCCTGGTCAATGCGTCTCTGCGAGCTGCCAAACAAGCAGACCGGAAGCTGAAGGTGTACGCTGTTGAAAAAAATCCCAACGCTGTCGTCACGTGAGTGGCCCTTACAAGGACATGCTTATGCCCAACTTTGCTTTGAAaagtttttaataaatatttttgttatcaCGACTCACAAACATTGTATGAATTGCATGTGACTTGCATTTTGCACAGGCTGGAAAACTGGCGTTTTGAGGAGTGGGGGGATCAGGTGACAGTGGTGTCATCTGATATGCGAGACTGGACCTCGCCTGAGAAGGCCGACATCATTGTCAGCGAACTGCTCGGTTCATTTGGTGACAATGAACTTTCCCCGGAGTGCTTAGATGGAGCGCAGCACTTTCTCAAAGGTGCTTCCTTGCAGTCATCTGTTTTCTCTTGACTTGCCCAGTTTAATGCAGTATACCCGTATCAGAAtctgaaaggctttttttttttttttttttatgaagctcTTTGTACTGAAGAATATTTAATTGTGTAtgtcaggggtctgcaacctgtggctctttagtccctttcCTGTGGCTCTGTGTggatctctttaaaaaaaaaaaaaaaaaaaagattagaaattagtacctgtgtgtgtgtagacatatatgttgtgtgtgtgtgtgtgtgtgtatatatatatatatatatatatatatatatatatatatatatatatatatatatatatatatatatatatatatatatatatatatatgtatgtatgtgtgtgtgtgtgtatatatatatattaggggtgtgaattgcctagtacctgacgatacgattcgtatcacgattcgattcgataaagattaatcccgatacgaatttataagtcgattgttgcgatttttttcattcaaatttagaaaatactaatcagtaagcttgtagagtgtaagatttatatgaaaatgtattatttatttatctgaaatttcagtcttacagaggttgtaatctgtttcatgtttgaacagcattaaaataaaatattaaggcttaatgttccgttcatataacattattccatgctcaaggtgtgaatccttaaaaaaaaaaaaaaaaaaaaaaaaacgattctgctgattattgaatttttttaacacccctaatatatatatatattattattattattatttatttttattttttttacttaggtctttaaatgaattgatggtttagatttaaaaaaaaaaaaaaaaaaagaatatgaatGTCAGaaaaaagagagatgaaagtttttttaaaatgtccaaaaatgaagagaaaagggcaggaaagaaaacattcaaaaagtaaccataaaatgtccaaagacaaaaaaagaaatgcagaaaattaatataaaatgtacacaaaattgccaacaaagtcagaaactttatttttaaaaacgcaggaaagaaaatgttcaaacggccaaaaatgtcacaaaatttatagcaataaaggcagaaaatatgtcaaaaatagccatacatgttcacacacaaaaaaaggactGAGGCAGAAGACTGCTATAAATTGTCCATAAAAATGTCGGAAATTAgacaaaggcagaaaagtcaaacgaagtcctaaaaattgcgtgcacacacacgcgcacacaaaaacaaccaaaaatggAAGATGATATTTCGGACCCTCAGTACATGGGACTACTAACACGAGCACACGGTTTCCTCATCAGAATGTTCAAACGTTAGGCtactccagacagattttgttatttggcctaaaatgtctcTTTCGATAGGAAAGGTTGCTTACCCCTGGTGTAGGTATAGGACGGGGGAAAAAATACTGTTACTCTGTTTTTCTTCCCTGTCATTGCGTCTGAGATGACCTTCTTTATCCTCTTCTTGTGCCTCATTATACCAGATGATGGCGTGAGCATTCCCTGCTCCTACACCTCCTTCCTGGCACCACTTTCCTCCTCCAAGCTGTATAACGAAGTCCGAGGGTGCAGGGAACGCGACAAGGATCCCGAGTGCCATTTCGAAATGCCGTATGTAGTCCGCCTCCACAACTTCCACCAGCTGGCTGACCCCGAACCATGCTTCACCTTCGTACACCCCACAAAAGGTATACAAAGCATGAACACTAAATTTGCTCAAATTCATATAATGTGGTTTATTTTAAGGCACTGAGCATGACTCCTCCCCTCCCCCAGATATGAATAATAATCGCTACCAGTGCCTGAAATTCTCAGTGGGATGTAACTCTGTACTGCATGGCTTTGCTGGCTACTTTGAGACCACACTCTACAAAGATATTACACTCAGTGAGTATGCTTCAAAAATTAACATCATTGTATTAATAAtagtaaagtcataaaacaaacatttgcctCTGCATTGAATAGGTATCAAACCTGATACACATTCGCCTGGAATGTTTTCTTGGTTCCCCATTCTCTTCCCCCTCAAAGTAAGTATTTTCTTAGTTGGAGTATTAAACACACAAAGTAAACATTATTACCAAACATAAATCTTATGTGCTTCCTCAAACAGCAACCCATCTCCATATCACGCGACGACGAGATCACGGTGCGTTTCTGGCGCTGCAACAATGGGAAGAAGGTGTGGTACGAATGGGCTGTGACGGAGCCAGCGTGCTCAGCAATTCACAACCCCGCTGGACGCTCCTATACAATCGGGTTGTAATCAGGATGCATAATGTTGCCCACTCGTCCCTACTTGGGTTTTTTAGTCACGGTTGTTGTGTGCCACTTTGTCTATTCAGTTATACTAGAAGTTAATTATCGCAGCAAAATGTCGTCGAAAAAATGTTCAGTGTCCtggttttgttgttctttttttgtgcagctGACAAAAATGTgtcgttgaaaaaaatgttcagtgtcctggttttgttgttctttttttgtgcagctGACAAGCACCACATACAAAAATTAAATCCAGCACAAAGTATGCCTTATTGAAGatattccataaaaaaaatggatgaaacaCCTGTCAGTGTCTACTTAACTAAAGAATATACATAGGACACCTATAGCACTATTACATGctatcaccccccccccaaaaaaacaaaaaaacaaaaaaaacaacacacactacTATCAAACGTAGAATTCTATAGTGGACCAGACCTGCCCTACTATCATGAGCTCATTTGCATTCCGCATTTCCTTGACCACATGCTGTCCATAATATGAAGCtctttgagcatttatttggtATCACCGGTAAGACAAGTCAACACATTAGTATAATGACTGTCTTGCTAGTAATGTTTTCCCACTAGTAGTGCCACTTTTGGTCTACCATATGACTGTCCATATCAAGGATGTTGAATGTCCTCACAAGCAGGATGACTATGTTTCTAGTGATCAAAACAGCAAACTATGAAAACTATTACTAGTATTAGTCGTGACATGAAATTCTACAGTTAACATGTAGAACAAGGGGTCTCCCGAACAGTGTTATGACCCTTCTCAAGATCATACAAGATCACGTGTTCTCGGAGTGGTACTATGACCGAAAGCCCGTCGACCAACCTGTTAGTGTTATGTGGGGCACTTGTGGCTTTGCAGGCGCTCCCAGATTGAATGTTTTCCGTtactgtgttttggttgggtcagCACTCGTCTCGAATGATACAACACAGGCAGCCTGTTGAAACGGCCCCAAAGCTGTGTGTCGCGACTAAGCAACaaaagagaaatgtggctcCAGGAGCGCGCAGAAGGCAGGGCCAACCAGCGTCGCCCTGTTGGGGCCCATCCCATCCCGCTGATGACGCAAAATTTTAGGTGCATGGCCGCTGCTGATAGTGATGCTCCATTTTATGATTGAGGGGGCATCAACTTAGAAAAATGTCGGTGTCTGCATACTTCCACCCCACGACTCGAATTAATTGGGGGGGCATCGTTCGCCCTGGATATCTGGTGAGGTTCGCACGCCACTGCACAGTTCCCAGTGTGACAACGGTTGCTTTATAGGTTTGTTAGAACTTATTCTAAGGCAGAGTTATCTCCGTTATTGTTTTATCAGGGGAACTAAAACTCGAATGATCTGAATTGTTGCAAAACACATCAAAAACATAATGAATATAGTTGCATCTTATTAAATAGTTTTATCATATAAACATTAAGGCCATATTCCCtcctttttcaaatgttttcaggAAAAGTAGTTtgtgcgccccccccccccccccaaaaaaaaaaaaaaaacaggtaataTATGtcgactgtcttttttttttttcttcttcttcttcttcttcttgttcttcctCAGTGGACATACTTATTATTACACCTCTTTGAATTTTAACTTCTCCTGAATGCCATGTACTGTATAGTTACGGTTGTAAGAGATGATGGAGACATATGGTTCAAGAAAGGAAGCACGCATCATTTTTCATCCACCTGAACACACGGCAAGGAATCGCGGAAGTCATGGGAAAAGCTTTTGGAATTGCGGTAGTTGGTGTTAATCCGGAAACGGAATATATTGACTTCAAAATAACATCACATCTGATTTATAACGCGGTGAGATCATATATTTCTATAAAATTAGTAGATCTTGGATATTTTAAAGATTCATTCTACAGCGTGAAAAGGCATGTGTACGGAACATGTGTACCAATAAAGAACCGTGCACTGCTTATTTAAATACgaagtttattttgaaagatCGTACAAGGAAATAAGTCACCTCTTGTATTCATTTATGGTACTTCACGACTCGAGGACACCGCGGATACTAGTGTCAAGCAATGATCTTACGGATGTGTAcgagttttgttgtgttttatttttggtcataAGTCTACGTATCGTTGAGtatgttgtttttcatttcagCAATAACCTACCACACAAGTCGACTGTCatgcttatttatttagctttttaGCTTGACAGAATCTCCCTCGGCTAACTCAGCGCTATCTAAAGGTTAGCCACCGGCTTGCAATATCTGAGTGACCTGTCTCATTAGCCAAGGTAGTATCAAAAcaagttgggtttttttgttgtttacccCAAAATTTTCACGTCTGTTTTTCCTTATTCAAAAGTGACGTTATGTGTCGTTAGTGATACTGACTTGAATACACTTTTGGGGTGGGTAAATACACCTGCAAATATATTTTTCGTACAACCAGCGCTAGACTGAGTTAGTGCTGCCGatatgctgtatttttttttatgcatagtttgagtcCACTTTGTTATGGACCTTTGAATCGATGGTTTCAATTGAGAATTAAACTGACTCTGTTTTAATCTATTTTTCTATTGCTTACTCATTGTCTCACACCATACATGCATACAtgcatacatgcatacatacatacatgcatgcatgcatgcatacattacattacatgcaTACATGACATACACACACAGCCATGTCTCCATCAATCCCACTGCAGGAGATGATCCGGGCCATTAGGTCAGCCAGGACTCAGTGTGAGGAGCGGGGTGTCATCCAGAGGGAGTGCGCTGCCATCCGGGCACAATTCAGACAATCTGACAACGATGGTCGATCTCACAACCTGGCCAAGCTTCTCTATGTCCACATGCTTGGCTACCCCGCACACTTTGGTCAGGTGAGAAGATCTGGGATTTGAGTGTGACGAGAAACCATAATGGCAGTTGCCAGATGGTGCATTTGAGTCACTTCACCGTGGAAATGCTTTCCCTGGAAGTGTAGAAGTTTGAAATACTTGATGAACCAAATGGAATGGGTGATATGTCAGTCAAAtgtaaaaatgcattgcatactCCAAGTACAAATGTAGCCAAGTGAATAAGAAATCCGTCTGCTCATGTACATTCAAAAGTCTTGTGATTTTTAACTATAACTGAATTACACTTATCAGTTTAGTGTGCAAATCCGTGTATGTGGCTCATGCTGCAGACACATCGGAAAACACAATTACCCCCTCCACAGGTCgagtagtttattttattttttttaatatataaagtCAGTTTTCCATAATACGTCCGCTTTAATCGT encodes:
- the prmt5 gene encoding protein arginine N-methyltransferase 5 yields the protein MASVSSRSGVSCGRDLNCVPEIAETLTAVAKLGFDFVCMPLFHPRFRREFELEPAKSRPGAQTRSDLLLSGRDWNTLIVGKQSPWIDPDSEIETVRRSSEAALAQELHFSAYLGLPVFMIPLNGPQKANLARVLLNHLLSGHQTTNFWIRVPLMAPEDMREDLIENEPVTCIDETTIDEKTWNWWHSFRTLCDYNKRVCLAIEVGANIPSETVLDKWFGEPIKAAILPTSIFLTNKTGFPVLSKAHQRIIVRLLKLEAQFIFTGTSRHTEKDFRSYVQYFEYLSKIRPAPNSYELFAKGYEDYLQSPLQPLMDNLESQTYEVFEKDPIKYSQYQQAVYKCLLDRVPEEQKDTNVQVLMVLGAGRGPLVNASLRAAKQADRKLKVYAVEKNPNAVVTLENWRFEEWGDQVTVVSSDMRDWTSPEKADIIVSELLGSFGDNELSPECLDGAQHFLKDDGVSIPCSYTSFLAPLSSSKLYNEVRGCRERDKDPECHFEMPYVVRLHNFHQLADPEPCFTFVHPTKDMNNNRYQCLKFSVGCNSVLHGFAGYFETTLYKDITLSIKPDTHSPGMFSWFPILFPLKQPISISRDDEITVRFWRCNNGKKVWYEWAVTEPACSAIHNPAGRSYTIGL